The following proteins are encoded in a genomic region of Leptospira yasudae:
- a CDS encoding MFS transporter, protein MSSHPSRNIHVKSEPMLIFVLAAVQFTHILDFVIMMPLGSYFQEAFHINPREFSFLISAYTYSAFAAGIVGALFIDRFNRKSAAIFLYTGFIVGTAFCAVADSYILLLSARILSGAFGGILSSVIFAIVGDVIAMERRGRATGAIMGAFSVSSVVGIPLGLKVAEFYGWNMSFAGIVLLSLPILVLMYYHLPSIPPFQSAGENPVQNFVRILTYKRYMASYMLIMFVILGGFTVIPFIAPYMEHNVGIPKESISWIYFFGGLVTFFSSRLIGIASDKIGKHKVFYILVPLSFIPIFIMTNLGKADLVTVVTLTTAFMVIVSGRWIPALALITSTTEPKDRGRFMTVISALQNLASGLGATIGGSILVAATPTSPYQNYEVAGFLAMGFNVIAMILISRVKAVS, encoded by the coding sequence ATGTCTTCGCATCCTTCTCGCAACATTCATGTAAAATCCGAACCGATGCTGATCTTCGTATTAGCGGCCGTTCAATTCACTCACATTCTCGACTTCGTAATCATGATGCCTCTCGGGAGCTACTTTCAAGAAGCGTTTCATATCAATCCTAGAGAATTCTCCTTTCTGATTTCCGCATATACGTACAGCGCGTTCGCGGCGGGAATCGTAGGCGCGCTTTTTATCGATCGTTTCAACCGAAAGTCCGCCGCAATTTTCTTATATACCGGTTTTATCGTAGGCACCGCATTCTGTGCCGTTGCGGATTCGTACATTCTTCTTTTATCGGCGAGAATTCTTTCCGGAGCGTTCGGAGGAATTTTGAGTTCCGTCATCTTTGCGATCGTAGGAGACGTGATCGCGATGGAAAGAAGGGGAAGGGCAACCGGTGCGATCATGGGAGCGTTTTCCGTTTCTTCGGTGGTCGGGATTCCGTTGGGACTGAAAGTCGCCGAGTTTTACGGATGGAACATGTCCTTTGCGGGAATCGTTTTATTGAGCCTTCCGATTTTGGTTCTGATGTATTATCATCTTCCGAGCATTCCTCCGTTTCAATCCGCGGGCGAAAATCCGGTTCAAAACTTCGTACGGATTCTCACATACAAACGATATATGGCTTCGTATATGCTCATCATGTTCGTGATTCTCGGCGGTTTTACCGTCATTCCGTTTATCGCGCCTTATATGGAACACAACGTGGGGATTCCTAAAGAAAGTATCTCTTGGATTTATTTCTTCGGCGGGCTTGTTACCTTTTTTTCTTCGAGATTGATAGGGATCGCTTCCGACAAGATCGGAAAACACAAGGTATTCTATATTCTGGTTCCGTTATCCTTTATTCCGATCTTTATCATGACCAATCTCGGAAAGGCCGATCTTGTGACCGTCGTAACGCTGACCACGGCCTTCATGGTGATCGTATCGGGAAGATGGATTCCCGCCTTGGCTTTGATTACATCCACGACCGAACCGAAGGACCGGGGACGTTTTATGACCGTGATCTCCGCCTTGCAAAACCTGGCTTCGGGACTCGGGGCTACGATCGGGGGAAGCATTTTGGTCGCGGCGACTCCGACTTCTCCGTATCAAAACTACGAGGTGGCCGGTTTTCTCGCAATGGGGTTTAACGTGATCGCGATGATATTGATTTCCAGAGTGAAAGCCGTTTCGTAA
- a CDS encoding acetyl-CoA hydrolase/transferase family protein has protein sequence MKVKFISANSALSTVKAGQRVFVHSVAAVPTLLIEALTARADELSNVEMIHLHTEGDAPYAKPGMEGKFFTNALFVAANMRKAVEEGRADYIPIFLSECPSLFRNGILPLDVALVQVSPPDKHGYCSLGVSVDISKAAVETAKVVIAQVNENMPRTHGDGIIHVDRIHSLVEGHQTLYEHVSETPSEVELAIGKNVASLVEDGATLQMGIGAIPNAVLTCLTSHKDLGIHTEMFSDGVMELVQKGIITGIHKKKHPGKIVSGFVMGTRKLYDFIDDNPQVAMLDIGYINDPHVIRKNPKVTAINSAVEVDLTGQVCADTIGTRQYSGVGGQMDFIRGASLSERGKPIIALPSSTSKGESRIVPMLKPGADVVTTRAHVHYIVTEYGIANLYAKNLRQRAKALIEIAHPNHRERLEREARERFRVL, from the coding sequence ATGAAAGTTAAATTTATTTCCGCAAATTCGGCTCTTTCCACCGTCAAAGCGGGTCAACGGGTTTTCGTTCACAGCGTGGCTGCGGTCCCAACTCTTCTGATCGAAGCGTTGACCGCACGGGCGGACGAGTTGTCTAACGTGGAAATGATTCACCTTCATACCGAAGGCGACGCTCCTTATGCAAAACCGGGAATGGAAGGAAAATTCTTCACGAACGCTTTGTTCGTGGCGGCCAATATGCGTAAGGCCGTTGAGGAAGGAAGGGCCGATTATATTCCGATTTTCTTAAGCGAATGTCCTTCCTTATTTCGAAACGGAATTCTCCCTTTGGACGTAGCTTTGGTTCAGGTTTCGCCTCCCGATAAACACGGCTATTGTTCTCTCGGAGTTTCGGTGGACATCAGCAAGGCCGCCGTGGAAACCGCAAAGGTGGTGATCGCGCAAGTCAACGAAAACATGCCCCGCACGCACGGAGACGGAATCATCCACGTGGACAGAATTCATTCTTTGGTGGAAGGACATCAAACGTTGTACGAACACGTTTCCGAAACGCCGTCCGAAGTGGAACTTGCGATCGGAAAAAACGTGGCTTCTCTTGTGGAAGACGGAGCCACGCTGCAGATGGGAATCGGAGCGATCCCCAATGCCGTCCTAACGTGTCTAACGTCACACAAAGATCTGGGAATTCATACGGAGATGTTTTCGGACGGAGTGATGGAACTCGTTCAAAAAGGAATCATCACCGGAATCCATAAAAAGAAACATCCCGGAAAAATCGTTTCCGGCTTCGTGATGGGAACCCGCAAACTCTACGACTTCATCGACGACAATCCCCAAGTCGCGATGCTCGACATCGGCTACATCAACGATCCGCACGTGATCCGAAAAAATCCGAAAGTCACCGCCATCAATTCCGCGGTGGAAGTGGATCTGACCGGACAAGTCTGCGCGGACACGATCGGCACACGACAATATTCCGGAGTCGGAGGTCAGATGGACTTTATCCGAGGCGCGTCCCTTTCGGAACGAGGCAAACCCATCATCGCATTACCCTCTTCCACTTCCAAGGGAGAATCCAGAATCGTTCCGATGTTGAAACCCGGCGCCGACGTGGTCACAACGCGCGCGCACGTTCACTATATCGTGACCGAATACGGAATCGCGAATTTGTATGCGAAGAATCTACGACAAAGGGCGAAGGCCTTAATCGAGATCGCGCATCCGAATCACAGAGAAAGACTCGAACGAGAAGCTCGGGAACGATTTCGAGTTCTTTGA